In one uncultured Devosia sp. genomic region, the following are encoded:
- the fumC gene encoding class II fumarate hydratase — MSMRVESDTMGTIEVPNDKYYGAQTARSLMNFDIGGEKMPTEIVTAFGVLKKAAALANHKLGLLDEKTRDLIVQAADEVIAGKLVDHFPLVVWQTGSGTQSNMNVNEVISNRGIELAGGTMGSKKPVHPNDHVNMSQSSNDTYPTAMHIAAVEALVNYLFPRVQILRDTLHAKSEDYMDVVKIGRTHLQDATPLTLGQEISGWVAQIDYAVAAVKATLPQLKELALGGTAVGTGLNAHPDYAVAVAKEIADLTGHDFVTGPNKFALLAGHDAFVGTSGALKQLAAAFMKIANDVRWLASGPRSGLGEITIPENEPGSSIMPGKVNPTQSEAMTMVVAQVMGNDAAIGFAASQGNFELNVFKPVIAYNFLQSVRLLADSAKSFNDNCAVGIEPDRKRIDELVNKSLMLVTALNRKIGYDNAAKIAKTAHKNGSTLRETAIELGLLTGEEFDAEVKPEQMVGPLKLKK, encoded by the coding sequence ATGAGCATGCGCGTTGAATCGGACACGATGGGCACGATCGAGGTTCCGAATGACAAATACTATGGCGCGCAGACGGCCCGGAGCCTGATGAATTTCGACATCGGCGGCGAGAAAATGCCGACCGAAATCGTCACCGCTTTTGGTGTGCTCAAGAAAGCCGCGGCTCTTGCCAATCACAAGCTGGGCCTGCTCGACGAAAAGACCCGCGACCTGATCGTCCAGGCCGCCGACGAAGTGATCGCCGGCAAGCTCGTCGACCACTTCCCGCTCGTCGTCTGGCAGACCGGCTCGGGCACCCAGTCCAACATGAATGTCAACGAAGTCATCTCCAACCGCGGCATCGAGCTGGCTGGCGGCACCATGGGCTCCAAGAAGCCCGTGCACCCCAATGACCACGTCAACATGAGCCAGTCGTCCAACGACACTTACCCCACGGCCATGCATATCGCCGCCGTCGAGGCGCTGGTGAACTACCTGTTCCCGCGCGTGCAGATCCTGCGCGACACGCTCCATGCCAAGTCCGAAGACTATATGGATGTGGTCAAGATCGGCCGCACCCATCTCCAGGACGCAACGCCCCTGACCCTGGGCCAGGAAATTTCCGGCTGGGTCGCTCAGATCGACTATGCCGTGGCTGCGGTCAAGGCCACCCTGCCCCAGCTCAAGGAACTGGCGCTTGGTGGCACCGCCGTCGGCACCGGCCTCAATGCCCATCCCGACTATGCCGTGGCAGTGGCGAAGGAAATTGCCGACCTCACCGGCCATGACTTCGTCACCGGCCCCAACAAGTTCGCATTGCTGGCCGGCCACGACGCCTTCGTCGGCACCTCGGGTGCCCTCAAGCAACTCGCCGCTGCCTTCATGAAGATCGCCAATGACGTCCGCTGGCTGGCCTCCGGCCCCCGCTCGGGTCTCGGCGAAATCACCATTCCGGAAAACGAGCCCGGCTCCTCCATCATGCCGGGCAAGGTCAATCCGACCCAGTCCGAAGCCATGACCATGGTCGTCGCTCAGGTCATGGGCAATGATGCCGCGATCGGTTTCGCTGCCAGCCAGGGCAATTTCGAGCTCAATGTCTTCAAGCCCGTCATCGCCTATAATTTCCTGCAGTCCGTGCGCCTGCTGGCCGATAGCGCCAAGTCGTTCAATGACAATTGCGCCGTGGGCATCGAGCCCGACCGCAAGCGTATCGACGAACTGGTCAACAAGTCGCTGATGCTGGTCACCGCGCTCAACCGCAAGATCGGCTATGACAATGCCGCCAAGATCGCCAAGACCGCTCACAAGAACGGCAGCACCCTGCGCGAGACCGCGATCGAGCTCGGCCTGCTGACCGGTGAGGAATTCGACGCCGAAGTGAAGCCCGAACAGATGGTCGGGCCTCTGAAGCTCAAGAAGTAG
- the rpmF gene encoding 50S ribosomal protein L32, translated as MAVPKRKTSPMKRGFRRSADALASASYVEDKDSGELRRPHHVDLKTGMYRGRQVLAAKN; from the coding sequence ATGGCAGTTCCAAAACGCAAAACCTCGCCGATGAAGCGCGGTTTCCGCCGTTCGGCCGACGCCCTTGCCAGCGCATCCTATGTCGAGGACAAGGATTCCGGCGAGCTGCGCCGCCCGCATCACGTCGACCTCAAGACCGGCATGTACCGCGGTCGCCAGGTCCTCGCGGCAAAGAACTAA
- a CDS encoding lysophospholipid acyltransferase family protein — protein sequence MAVIQSIRTALFYVVFIGQTAVLAILIALVGRIAGGRSALGWALARYWCRSNVWLMRILAGVKTQVSGEENIPPGGCIIASKHQSDWDVFAIFPHTGQPAYVVKKELMDIPFFGWAARSLDCIAVDRKKGAEAIPLMMAQARDAVARGSRIVIFPEGTRKAPLAPPDYRQGIVRMYLELNVPVVPVALNSGLFWGRNSLLIWPGRAQARFLPAIEPGLPADIFLDRLKSAIETQSNALILEAVDRGLGRPVSPELQSRIDNLRSSGEQTA from the coding sequence ATGGCCGTCATACAGTCGATCCGAACGGCTTTGTTCTATGTCGTCTTCATCGGACAAACGGCAGTGCTCGCCATTCTCATCGCTCTGGTCGGCCGGATCGCGGGCGGCCGTTCAGCCCTTGGCTGGGCTCTCGCCCGCTATTGGTGCCGGTCCAATGTCTGGCTGATGCGGATCCTCGCCGGCGTCAAGACGCAGGTGAGCGGAGAAGAAAACATCCCGCCCGGCGGTTGCATCATTGCCTCCAAGCATCAGAGCGACTGGGATGTCTTCGCCATCTTTCCCCATACCGGGCAACCGGCCTATGTGGTCAAGAAGGAGTTGATGGACATTCCCTTCTTCGGCTGGGCAGCGCGTTCGCTCGACTGCATAGCCGTTGACCGCAAGAAGGGCGCCGAAGCCATTCCGCTGATGATGGCCCAGGCCAGGGACGCAGTAGCGCGCGGCTCCCGCATCGTCATTTTCCCTGAAGGCACACGCAAGGCGCCACTCGCTCCGCCTGACTATCGTCAGGGCATTGTGCGGATGTATCTCGAACTCAACGTGCCGGTGGTACCGGTGGCACTCAATTCCGGCCTGTTCTGGGGTCGCAACAGCCTGCTGATCTGGCCCGGCCGTGCCCAGGCGCGCTTCCTGCCCGCCATCGAGCCCGGCCTGCCTGCCGACATATTCCTCGATCGCCTCAAATCTGCCATCGAAACTCAATCCAATGCATTGATTCTCGAAGCTGTGGATCGCGGTCTTGGCCGGCCGGTTTCCCCCGAATTGCAATCCCGTATCGACAACCTTCGCAGTTCAGGCGAACAAACCGCCTAA
- a CDS encoding YcxB family protein, translated as MADGSTDTFRFTEADLVQAARLFSGRNIGRPKVIVAYICLWFAGLILFTYLITGSTSPSAIATDPVRILGLSVLPFVLVMLWTLWLIPTLARRNFRLQRSLHGDFRYGWSEDKLTVGTEYGSFDMPWSHFHGWAENDRMLLLFESDRLYRVIPKRVLSPEQETDLRHHLTRVGV; from the coding sequence GTGGCGGATGGCAGCACAGATACTTTCCGCTTCACCGAGGCCGACCTGGTCCAGGCCGCTCGCCTGTTTTCCGGCAGGAACATAGGCCGACCCAAGGTGATCGTCGCCTATATCTGCCTCTGGTTTGCCGGCCTGATCCTCTTCACCTATCTGATCACCGGCTCGACCAGCCCATCGGCCATAGCGACCGATCCCGTTCGCATCCTGGGCCTCTCCGTCCTGCCTTTTGTCCTGGTCATGCTCTGGACGCTCTGGCTGATCCCCACCCTGGCCAGACGCAATTTCCGCCTGCAGCGATCGCTGCATGGCGATTTCCGCTATGGCTGGAGCGAGGACAAGCTTACCGTCGGCACCGAGTATGGCAGCTTCGACATGCCCTGGAGCCATTTTCACGGCTGGGCGGAAAACGACAGGATGCTTCTGCTGTTCGAAAGCGATCGGCTGTATAGGGTGATCCCCAAGCGGGTCCTGAGCCCGGAGCAGGAGACCGACCTCCGGCACCATCTGACCAGGGTCGGCGTTTAG
- a CDS encoding ABC transporter permease: MIERVRSLIPRRKGAAPIVPEKSVAGRTLLLLITIMSFLSAVTLGGVVLVQKSAIAWSADTGREVTIQIRPVEGEVMESNIRTAVSLAQSTPGVASARALSLEESEDLLEPWLGTGLDLTAIEVPRLVVVQLADPVEADIEGLQRNLGAINGASLDTHAAWRQQLNTMAGTVVLSGVLVLLLIGAATVLAIVFATRGAMATNREIVDVLHYIGASNRFIAGEFQGRFLSIGLQGGLLGSVAALLFFALIGTAAGNMLSSEAGAQLGVLFGRFSLGTGGIIGIAAVIPVIAALTAITSRVTVRRFLSETS, translated from the coding sequence ATGATTGAGCGCGTCCGCAGCCTGATTCCCCGGCGCAAGGGCGCCGCACCTATCGTTCCCGAAAAGAGCGTCGCCGGTCGAACTCTCCTGCTGCTCATCACCATCATGAGCTTCCTCTCGGCCGTGACGCTGGGCGGCGTGGTGTTGGTGCAAAAATCCGCCATCGCCTGGTCTGCCGATACCGGCCGCGAAGTGACCATCCAGATCCGCCCCGTCGAGGGCGAGGTGATGGAGAGCAATATCCGCACCGCCGTCTCGCTGGCCCAGTCGACACCCGGCGTCGCTTCGGCCCGCGCCCTCTCGCTGGAGGAAAGCGAAGACCTGCTCGAACCCTGGCTTGGTACCGGGCTGGACCTGACGGCCATCGAAGTGCCGCGTCTCGTCGTGGTGCAACTGGCCGATCCGGTCGAAGCCGATATCGAGGGCCTGCAGCGCAATCTGGGCGCGATCAATGGCGCGAGCCTTGATACCCACGCCGCCTGGCGCCAACAGCTCAACACCATGGCCGGAACCGTCGTCCTTTCCGGCGTCCTTGTGCTGCTGCTGATCGGCGCGGCGACCGTTCTGGCCATCGTCTTTGCCACGCGCGGGGCCATGGCGACCAATCGCGAGATTGTCGATGTCCTGCACTATATCGGCGCCTCAAACCGCTTCATCGCCGGCGAGTTCCAGGGACGGTTCCTGTCCATCGGCCTGCAGGGCGGATTGCTCGGCTCCGTTGCCGCGCTGCTGTTCTTCGCGCTGATCGGCACGGCGGCGGGCAATATGCTGTCCAGCGAAGCCGGCGCCCAACTCGGCGTGCTGTTTGGCCGCTTCTCGCTCGGCACCGGCGGGATAATCGGCATTGCTGCAGTCATACCGGTTATCGCAGCGCTGACCGCCATCACCTCCCGCGTCACGGTGCGCCGCTTCCTGAGTGAAACCTCCTAA
- the ftsE gene encoding cell division ATP-binding protein FtsE, with product MIEFSNVGLRYGNGPEILRDLTFSVEPGSFHFLTGPSGSGKTSLLRLLLLSLKPSRGNVTMFGEDVGNLSQDRLLQMRRHIGIVFQEFRLLDHLTTFENVALPLRVLGQPESEYRPNVTELLEWVGLGERMNALPSLLSGGEKQRAAIARAVIARPKVLLADEPTGNVDPELSSRLVHLFAELNRTLGMTIILATHELPLLDKFNYPRMLLQKGELTIHD from the coding sequence TTGATCGAGTTTTCCAATGTCGGATTGCGCTACGGCAATGGTCCGGAGATCCTGCGGGACTTGACCTTTTCGGTCGAGCCCGGCTCGTTTCATTTCCTGACCGGCCCTTCCGGCTCGGGCAAGACCAGCCTTCTCCGCCTGCTGCTGCTGTCGCTCAAGCCCAGCCGCGGCAATGTCACCATGTTCGGCGAGGATGTGGGCAATCTCAGCCAGGACCGCCTGCTGCAGATGCGCCGTCATATCGGCATCGTCTTCCAAGAATTCCGCCTGCTCGACCATCTGACGACCTTCGAGAATGTCGCCCTGCCCCTGCGCGTGCTTGGCCAGCCTGAAAGCGAATACCGCCCCAATGTCACCGAACTGCTTGAGTGGGTGGGCCTGGGCGAGCGCATGAATGCCCTACCCTCGCTGCTCTCGGGCGGCGAGAAACAACGCGCTGCCATTGCCCGCGCCGTCATCGCCCGGCCCAAGGTTCTGCTGGCCGACGAGCCGACCGGCAATGTCGATCCGGAACTGTCGAGCCGCCTGGTGCACCTGTTTGCCGAGCTCAATCGCACGCTCGGCATGACCATCATCCTCGCGACCCACGAATTGCCGTTGCTCGACAAGTTCAACTATCCGCGCATGCTGCTGCAAAAGGGGGAGCTCACCATCCATGATTGA
- a CDS encoding DUF3426 domain-containing protein, producing the protein MIITCPHCQTKYQVTYEAIGSAGRKVQCAHCQQAWQQKALDPEADSTPEQKQASAEMTEDALDEALAVEAESALAEKARKLRQEKAAEEAQHRAAAAAAAAASKAEAAMLKKRQKDFSKRHNAMVADLPLARLRRTFRILGGVALAGVVAMGYFGRATVVEHFPAMAGVYESVGLGVNVVGLDFSNVTTQQSLRDGKEMLAVSAQIVGLETEPRPVPAVVVTLLDSHGQGIYEWSVTPAVRDLMAGERATFDTQLTLPPGDAASVRLSFAGGQTVPLATTPELAPLGEAPQPEDTGHAVPGETTDHAAPAATPDHSTPEHH; encoded by the coding sequence ATGATCATAACCTGTCCGCATTGCCAGACCAAATACCAGGTCACCTACGAGGCCATAGGCTCGGCCGGCCGCAAGGTGCAGTGTGCCCATTGCCAGCAGGCCTGGCAGCAGAAGGCGCTCGATCCGGAGGCTGATTCCACCCCCGAGCAGAAGCAGGCTTCTGCCGAAATGACCGAAGACGCCTTGGATGAGGCACTGGCGGTCGAAGCCGAGTCCGCCCTGGCCGAAAAGGCGCGCAAGCTGCGCCAGGAAAAGGCCGCCGAAGAGGCCCAGCATCGTGCTGCCGCAGCGGCCGCCGCTGCTGCCAGCAAGGCCGAGGCGGCCATGCTCAAGAAGCGGCAGAAGGATTTTTCCAAGCGTCACAATGCCATGGTGGCCGATCTGCCGCTGGCGCGCCTGCGCCGGACCTTCCGCATCCTGGGTGGGGTGGCGCTGGCCGGCGTTGTCGCCATGGGCTATTTCGGCCGGGCTACGGTGGTCGAGCATTTTCCGGCCATGGCCGGCGTCTATGAGTCCGTCGGGCTCGGCGTCAATGTTGTCGGTCTGGACTTTTCCAATGTGACGACGCAGCAATCGCTGCGCGACGGCAAGGAAATGCTGGCCGTATCGGCGCAGATCGTGGGTCTAGAAACCGAACCGCGGCCGGTGCCTGCCGTTGTCGTCACCCTGCTCGACAGCCATGGGCAGGGCATCTACGAGTGGAGCGTGACGCCCGCCGTGCGCGACCTGATGGCTGGAGAGCGGGCGACTTTCGACACGCAGCTCACTTTGCCGCCGGGCGATGCGGCCAGCGTGCGCCTCAGCTTTGCGGGCGGGCAGACTGTTCCTCTGGCCACGACGCCAGAACTGGCTCCGCTAGGCGAAGCGCCGCAACCGGAAGATACCGGCCATGCCGTGCCCGGCGAAACCACAGATCACGCGGCTCCCGCCGCCACACCAGACCATTCTACTCCGGAGCATCACTGA
- a CDS encoding response regulator: MARILVAEDDPSVRAFVVSALTMKGHEVVAEEDGGLAAETADAEEGRFDLLLSDIKMPIMDGIALALHVAAKFPDMTIVLMTGFADQRERAHGLDALIYDVITKPFTLADLLQKVEDALEGKPVEVLSLARQAQQQQ, encoded by the coding sequence ATGGCCCGTATTCTTGTTGCCGAAGACGATCCGTCCGTGCGCGCTTTCGTCGTCAGCGCCCTCACCATGAAGGGTCATGAGGTCGTTGCCGAAGAAGATGGCGGCCTTGCCGCCGAAACCGCCGATGCCGAAGAAGGCCGGTTCGACCTGCTGCTGTCCGACATCAAGATGCCGATCATGGACGGAATTGCGCTGGCGCTTCACGTGGCGGCGAAATTCCCGGACATGACGATCGTGCTGATGACCGGGTTTGCCGATCAGCGCGAACGCGCCCATGGGCTCGATGCGCTGATCTATGATGTCATTACCAAGCCCTTCACGCTGGCCGACCTGTTGCAGAAGGTCGAAGACGCGCTGGAAGGCAAGCCGGTGGAAGTGCTGTCACTGGCCCGTCAGGCCCAGCAACAGCAGTAA
- the lysA gene encoding diaminopimelate decarboxylase → MVHHFHHRDETLYAEDVNLNDLAAKVGTPFYVYSSATLRRHVRVVKEAFEGIPTLLAYAMKANSNQAVLKLMASEGAGADVVSLGELERALAAGIKPEMIVFSGVAKTIAEMRRGLEAGIKCFNVESEPELERLSMVASDMGLTAKVSVRINPDVDARTHAKISTGKAENKFGIPFMRAREVYRRIAELPAVEAVGVDMHIGSQLTDLEPFGTAFSLMAELVTTLRADGHDIHHVDVGGGLGIPYHHDQEAPPAPEAYAAVVRDKVGQLGCTLVIEPGRLLVGNAGILVTKVEYVKEGASNFVIVDAAMNDLIRPTLYEAHHDVVPVNHSNLAPITADIVGPVCETGDYLAKGRTMPGVKEGDLLAVMSAGAYGAVMASTYNSRALIPEVLVDGGRFHVIRPRKSLDDLIALDSVPDWV, encoded by the coding sequence TTGGTCCATCATTTCCACCACCGCGACGAAACCCTTTATGCCGAGGACGTCAATCTCAACGACCTCGCCGCCAAGGTTGGCACGCCTTTCTATGTCTATTCCAGCGCCACCCTGCGCCGGCATGTGCGCGTGGTGAAAGAGGCGTTCGAGGGCATTCCGACGCTTCTCGCCTATGCCATGAAGGCCAATTCCAACCAGGCCGTGCTCAAGCTCATGGCTTCAGAGGGTGCTGGCGCCGATGTGGTTTCGCTGGGCGAACTCGAACGCGCCCTGGCCGCCGGCATCAAGCCTGAGATGATCGTTTTCTCCGGCGTCGCCAAGACCATTGCCGAAATGCGTCGCGGCCTTGAGGCGGGCATCAAGTGCTTCAACGTCGAGAGCGAGCCCGAGCTCGAACGCCTCTCGATGGTCGCTTCCGACATGGGCCTGACGGCGAAAGTCTCGGTCCGCATCAATCCCGATGTCGATGCCCGCACCCACGCCAAGATTTCGACCGGCAAGGCCGAGAACAAGTTCGGCATTCCCTTCATGCGCGCCCGCGAGGTCTATCGGCGCATTGCCGAGTTGCCCGCTGTCGAGGCCGTCGGCGTCGACATGCATATCGGATCGCAACTCACCGATCTCGAGCCCTTCGGCACCGCCTTTTCGCTGATGGCCGAACTCGTCACAACGCTGCGCGCCGATGGTCACGACATCCATCATGTCGATGTCGGTGGCGGTCTGGGCATCCCCTATCATCACGATCAGGAAGCGCCACCCGCGCCCGAAGCCTATGCCGCCGTCGTGCGCGACAAGGTCGGCCAGCTCGGCTGTACCCTCGTTATCGAACCCGGTCGCCTGCTCGTCGGCAATGCCGGCATTCTGGTCACCAAGGTCGAATATGTGAAGGAAGGCGCGAGCAATTTCGTCATTGTCGATGCGGCGATGAACGACCTGATCCGCCCCACGCTTTACGAGGCTCATCATGACGTCGTGCCGGTCAACCATTCCAACCTGGCGCCGATCACCGCCGATATCGTCGGTCCGGTTTGCGAAACCGGCGACTATCTCGCCAAGGGCCGCACCATGCCCGGCGTCAAGGAAGGCGACTTGCTGGCGGTGATGAGTGCCGGCGCCTATGGCGCGGTGATGGCCTCGACCTACAACTCCCGCGCCCTGATCCCAGAAGTCCTGGTCGACGGCGGCCGCTTCCACGTCATCCGTCCACGCAAGAGCCTGGACGACTTGATCGCGCTCGACAGCGTCCCTGACTGGGTCTGA
- a CDS encoding gamma-glutamylcyclotransferase produces MRLTERHVGYIQPENPTEDMPPPPDGMCASTPDDYSQAIETLLGPDPEQEEVWFFAYGSLIWKPACDFVEMRTGLVRGWHRSFCLGWNNRFRGSDANPGLMLALDRGGACNGVLYRLPHGRVVAEMTRLLEREMGWTPSPFPPRWVNVKSGDRTIRAITFCIDRHSGRYVSGLSMDRIAEVLATAVGSRGSMAQYLFATVQHLEDMGIHDPHLWQLQSLVAERIEAAYAADW; encoded by the coding sequence ATGCGCCTTACCGAGCGTCATGTCGGCTATATCCAGCCTGAAAATCCCACCGAGGACATGCCGCCGCCGCCCGACGGCATGTGCGCATCGACGCCGGACGACTATTCCCAGGCCATTGAGACCCTGCTCGGCCCCGATCCAGAGCAGGAGGAAGTCTGGTTCTTTGCCTATGGCTCGCTGATCTGGAAGCCGGCCTGCGACTTCGTCGAAATGCGCACCGGCCTCGTCCGCGGCTGGCATCGCTCCTTCTGCCTGGGCTGGAACAACCGCTTTCGCGGTTCCGACGCCAATCCCGGCCTGATGCTGGCACTCGATCGCGGCGGCGCCTGCAATGGCGTGCTCTATCGCCTGCCGCATGGCCGCGTTGTTGCGGAAATGACTAGGCTGCTGGAGCGCGAAATGGGCTGGACGCCCTCGCCCTTCCCGCCGCGCTGGGTCAATGTGAAATCGGGCGACCGCACCATCCGCGCCATCACCTTCTGCATCGATCGCCATTCCGGACGCTATGTCTCCGGCCTCTCCATGGACCGCATTGCCGAAGTGCTGGCCACGGCAGTCGGTTCGCGTGGCTCCATGGCGCAATATCTCTTCGCGACCGTCCAGCATCTCGAAGACATGGGCATCCACGACCCCCATCTCTGGCAATTGCAGTCGCTCGTCGCCGAACGCATCGAGGCCGCATATGCTGCGGACTGGTAA
- a CDS encoding gamma-glutamylcyclotransferase: protein MTASRTARLTLQHVALVHRDIADPGPVLIEGYRPADDADYAAEIERILATAPTPDDFWVFASGSLIWNPAYQFVEQRVGVAAGWHRSFTLGWDYRFRGSRDTPGLMMAIDRGGQCRGVVHRLAQDTVRNQLDTLIRREMSMVPTAFPARWIKVRTTEGPVWALTFTMNRKSSRYVGGLSPEATADVLARACGFRGSMAEYLRATVEQLENLGIHDSYLWKLERLVADRIEAAHATHGTPGLNESGQGIG from the coding sequence ATGACCGCGTCCCGCACGGCCCGCCTGACCCTCCAGCATGTCGCGCTTGTTCATCGCGACATTGCCGATCCAGGCCCGGTGCTGATCGAAGGCTATCGCCCGGCCGATGACGCGGACTATGCCGCCGAGATCGAGCGCATTCTCGCAACAGCGCCGACGCCCGACGACTTCTGGGTCTTCGCCTCGGGCTCGCTGATCTGGAATCCTGCCTATCAATTCGTCGAGCAGCGCGTGGGCGTTGCCGCCGGCTGGCATCGCTCCTTCACCCTGGGCTGGGATTATCGCTTTCGCGGAAGCCGCGACACACCCGGCCTGATGATGGCCATCGACCGCGGCGGCCAGTGCCGCGGCGTGGTGCATCGCCTGGCGCAGGATACTGTGCGCAACCAGCTCGATACCCTGATCCGCCGGGAGATGAGCATGGTCCCCACCGCATTTCCCGCCCGCTGGATCAAGGTTCGAACAACCGAAGGTCCCGTCTGGGCGCTGACCTTTACCATGAACCGCAAGAGCAGCCGCTATGTCGGCGGGCTCAGCCCCGAGGCCACCGCCGATGTGCTGGCCCGCGCCTGCGGCTTCCGCGGCTCGATGGCCGAATATCTGCGCGCTACCGTCGAACAGCTGGAAAACCTCGGCATTCACGACAGCTATCTCTGGAAGCTGGAGCGCCTGGTTGCGGACCGCATCGAAGCGGCGCATGCCACCCATGGCACGCCGGGGTTGAATGAAAGCGGACAAGGCATAGGTTAG
- the argH gene encoding argininosuccinate lyase, with protein sequence MSNKMWGGRFATGPDAIMEEINASIGFDQRLFRQDIAGSIAHATMLAETGILTQEDRDAIIAGLNEVLAEIESGSFTFSRALEDIHMNVESRLREKIGDAAGRLHTARSRNDQVATDFKLYVRDTIDTLVIQVTTLQLALVNKAEQEAETIMPGFTHLQSAQPVTLGHHLLAYVEMLGRDAGRLLDARKRLNESPLGSAALAGTPYPIDRHMTAEKLGFDRPTANSLDAVSDRDFILETLAAASICAMHLSRFAEEMVIWSSAQFGFVRLSDKFTTGSSIMPQKRNPDAAELVRAKIGRILGALTALLVVMKGLPLAYSKDMQEDKEVAFDALDSLSLSLAAMTGMVGDMKANHERMRVSAAAGFSTATDIADWLVRELNIPFRDAHHITGQIVALAESKNCGLEGLTIEDFKTVDERIDSRVHKVLTVEASVAARKSYGGTAPANVLTQAARWKTELTGQPHEPRPLGKKKHGGHGDGGVE encoded by the coding sequence ATGAGCAACAAGATGTGGGGCGGACGGTTTGCCACCGGCCCCGACGCCATCATGGAAGAAATCAACGCCTCGATCGGCTTCGATCAGCGCCTGTTCCGCCAGGATATTGCCGGATCGATCGCCCATGCCACAATGCTCGCCGAGACGGGCATTCTGACGCAGGAAGATCGCGACGCCATCATTGCCGGTCTAAACGAGGTGCTGGCCGAAATCGAGAGCGGCAGTTTCACGTTCTCGCGGGCGCTCGAAGACATTCACATGAATGTCGAATCGCGGCTGCGCGAAAAGATCGGCGATGCCGCCGGACGTCTGCACACGGCGCGCTCGCGCAACGACCAGGTTGCCACCGACTTCAAGCTCTATGTCCGTGACACCATCGATACGCTAGTAATCCAGGTGACGACGCTTCAGCTGGCGCTGGTCAACAAGGCCGAGCAAGAAGCCGAGACCATCATGCCCGGCTTCACCCATCTCCAGAGCGCCCAGCCGGTGACCCTTGGCCATCACCTGCTCGCCTATGTCGAAATGCTCGGTCGCGATGCCGGTCGGCTGCTCGATGCGCGCAAGCGTCTCAACGAAAGCCCGCTCGGCTCGGCTGCCCTCGCCGGCACGCCCTATCCGATCGATCGGCACATGACGGCCGAAAAGCTGGGCTTTGATCGTCCCACCGCCAATTCGCTCGATGCCGTGTCCGACCGCGACTTCATCCTCGAGACACTGGCCGCGGCCTCGATCTGCGCCATGCATCTTTCCCGTTTTGCCGAGGAAATGGTGATCTGGTCGTCCGCCCAGTTCGGCTTTGTCCGTCTCAGCGACAAGTTCACCACTGGCAGCTCGATCATGCCGCAGAAGCGCAATCCCGACGCGGCCGAACTGGTCCGCGCCAAGATCGGCCGCATCCTGGGTGCCCTGACCGCGCTGCTGGTTGTGATGAAGGGCCTGCCGCTCGCCTATTCCAAGGACATGCAGGAAGACAAGGAAGTCGCCTTCGACGCACTGGACTCGCTGTCGCTCTCGCTGGCAGCCATGACCGGCATGGTCGGTGACATGAAGGCCAATCACGAGCGCATGCGCGTTTCGGCGGCGGCCGGCTTCTCGACGGCCACTGACATTGCCGACTGGCTGGTGCGCGAGCTCAACATTCCCTTCCGCGACGCCCACCACATCACCGGCCAGATCGTGGCGCTCGCAGAATCCAAGAACTGCGGCCTCGAAGGCCTGACCATCGAGGATTTCAAGACCGTTGATGAACGCATCGACAGTCGCGTGCACAAGGTGCTGACGGTCGAAGCTTCCGTCGCCGCCCGCAAATCCTATGGCGGCACGGCGCCGGCCAATGTGCTGACCCAGGCTGCGCGCTGGAAGACCGAACTGACTGGTCAGCCACACGAGCCGCGTCCGCTCGGCAAGAAGAAGCATGGCGGCCACGGCGACGGCGGCGTAGAATAA